In Crassostrea angulata isolate pt1a10 chromosome 6, ASM2561291v2, whole genome shotgun sequence, a genomic segment contains:
- the LOC128189337 gene encoding uncharacterized protein LOC128189337, with amino-acid sequence MYSVKPTSINNKDRLFRRNKKDLHLKFIVIGDSRVGKTTLVEKYCGYDRDKNQNSQLYYQHTLTTAEWSCNLKIVDTAGQERYRSVTSSYYRGSQGCLIVFDTSEETSFVNIEHWYNDLMNYCNSTSISIVLVGIKRDSRERVVSTERAQSFADHLNLPYFEVNLDNNSEISDVFDNLIKTVAQTLLSRENSVSSSTLSTTRLSKAVTKAESKLGCSCC; translated from the exons ATGTATTCAGTGAAACCAACGTCCATTAACAACAAAGACAGACTCTTTAGAAGAAACAAAAAGGACTTGCATTTGAAATTTATAGTAATCGGAGATTCTAGAGTTGGTAAGACGACGCTTGTGGAGAAATACTGTGGTTATGATCGAGACAAAAACCAGAACAGCCAACTGTATTACCAACATACATTGACCACAGCAGAATGGAGCTGCAATCTCAAAATAGTGGATACAGCGG GGCAGGAGAGGTACAGAAGCGTTACTTCTTCCTACTACAGAGGATCACAGGGCTGTCTAATTGTATTTGATACCTCGGAGGAGACATCTTTCGTCAATATTGAACACTG GTATAACGACCTGATGAATTACTGCAATAGCACttcaatttctattgttttggTCGGAATCAAGCGAGACTCTCGCGAAAGAGTTGTGAGCACAGAACGTGCACAGTCGTTCGCAGACCACTTAAACTTGCCTTACTTTGAAGTGAACTTGGACAACAATAGTGAAATCTCGGACGTGTTCGACAATTTGATCAAAACTGTCGCGCAGACACTTCTGTCGCGTGAGAACTCTGTCAGTTCTTCCACCTTGTCGACAACACGCCTTTCAAAAGCTGTTACAAAGGCCGAGTCCAAACTCGGCTGTAGCTGCTGctag